A single Paenibacillus sp. FSL R5-0517 DNA region contains:
- the argJ gene encoding bifunctional glutamate N-acetyltransferase/amino-acid acetyltransferase ArgJ has product MGTNVEQQSFTVIENGTIVTPGGFTAGGLHCGLKKTSRNDIGAIRCDVPATAAAVYTTNVFQAAPLKVTRESLNNGRLQAVIVNSGNANACTGQQGEEDAYAMRSAAARELGVAEEDVAVASTGVIGELLKMDAVHSGITGLPAHMGKESNEAEQFSQAILTTDLVKKEACVSVLVNGKTVTIAGAAKGSGMIHPNMATMLAFMTSDAVIGAEALQRLLRQATNHTFNMITVDGDTSTNDMLVAMSSGYAGNEELTTKHPDWDAFAAGFTYVCQVLAKAIARDGEGATKLVEVEVTGAVSDESAQAIAKTVIGSSLVKSAMFGADANWGRIIAAVGRAGQPVNPDTVNIRLGEISVLEQSRPVVFDEEAALAYLQTDTVRIVVDLHHGEGMATAWGCDLTYDYVRINAAYRT; this is encoded by the coding sequence ATGGGAACGAATGTGGAGCAACAGAGTTTTACCGTGATTGAGAACGGAACAATTGTAACTCCTGGGGGATTCACTGCTGGTGGACTTCACTGCGGATTGAAAAAAACTTCTCGTAATGACATCGGAGCGATCCGATGTGATGTACCGGCTACAGCTGCTGCTGTATATACAACGAATGTGTTTCAGGCCGCGCCACTCAAAGTAACGCGCGAAAGCTTGAACAACGGACGACTTCAGGCTGTTATCGTTAACAGCGGTAACGCTAATGCATGCACAGGGCAACAAGGGGAAGAAGATGCATATGCGATGCGCTCGGCTGCTGCGCGTGAGTTGGGTGTGGCTGAAGAGGACGTTGCTGTGGCCTCCACAGGTGTCATTGGGGAATTGCTCAAAATGGATGCTGTACATTCAGGCATCACCGGCCTTCCGGCGCATATGGGCAAGGAGTCGAATGAGGCGGAACAATTTTCACAAGCGATTCTGACAACGGATTTGGTGAAAAAGGAAGCCTGCGTCTCCGTTCTGGTTAACGGCAAGACGGTTACGATTGCGGGTGCCGCCAAAGGCTCGGGAATGATTCATCCGAATATGGCGACGATGCTCGCTTTTATGACCTCTGACGCGGTCATTGGTGCAGAAGCGTTGCAGCGCCTGCTGCGCCAGGCAACCAATCACACATTTAACATGATTACCGTCGATGGGGATACAAGTACAAACGACATGCTGGTAGCCATGTCCAGTGGATATGCAGGCAATGAAGAGCTGACAACAAAGCACCCGGATTGGGACGCTTTTGCAGCTGGCTTCACCTATGTATGCCAAGTACTGGCCAAAGCCATTGCTCGCGATGGTGAAGGAGCAACCAAACTGGTTGAGGTAGAAGTTACGGGTGCGGTAAGTGATGAATCTGCACAAGCGATTGCCAAAACGGTTATCGGGTCCAGTCTGGTGAAATCCGCCATGTTCGGCGCTGACGCCAACTGGGGACGAATTATTGCAGCCGTAGGACGTGCAGGGCAACCAGTGAACCCGGATACGGTGAATATTCGTTTGGGAGAGATCTCGGTACTTGAACAATCTCGTCCAGTCGTTTTCGACGAAGAAGCAGCATTGGCCTATTTGCAGACCGATACAGTACGCATTGTGGTGGATCTGCACCACGGCGAAGGAATGGCAACAGCCTGGGGCTGCGACCTGACGTATGACTACGTCCGAATTAACGCAGCATACCGTACGTAA
- the argC gene encoding N-acetyl-gamma-glutamyl-phosphate reductase: protein MNNKLKVAIVGSTGYGGVELIRFFQNHPQVEITSVISSSSSGESIADGFPHLTDVIHRPLDGVDPAEIASRADLVFTATPSGVSAKLVPSLLAAGLKVIDLSGDFRLKDGTVYEEWYKHPAPSSDLLEQAVYGMAEVYGDKVKGQDFISNPGCYPTATLLGLIPAVEAGWIDPSTIIIDAKSGVSGAGRGTSLTNHYAEMNENFKAYKLNKHQHIPEIEQVLGNITGTPVTVTFTTHLVPMTRGIMSTMYAKLIGEHSDREIVDLYRKYYENRPFVRVREPGIWPSTKEVYGSNYCDIGFAVDPRTGRLTIISVIDNLVKGASGQAIQNMNLMMGWEENLGLNMTPVYP from the coding sequence GTGAATAACAAATTAAAAGTAGCAATCGTCGGTTCCACCGGCTACGGCGGGGTGGAGCTGATTCGTTTTTTCCAGAACCATCCGCAGGTTGAAATCACATCGGTGATCTCATCATCGAGCAGTGGTGAATCCATCGCAGATGGGTTTCCGCATTTGACGGACGTGATTCACAGGCCACTTGACGGCGTAGATCCGGCTGAGATTGCGAGTCGTGCGGATCTGGTATTCACAGCGACCCCGTCCGGCGTAAGTGCGAAGCTCGTACCAAGTTTGCTGGCAGCAGGGCTTAAGGTCATTGATCTGTCTGGTGATTTCAGACTCAAGGATGGAACGGTGTATGAAGAGTGGTACAAACATCCGGCGCCTTCATCTGATTTGCTAGAACAAGCGGTGTACGGCATGGCTGAGGTGTACGGTGATAAGGTGAAGGGACAGGATTTCATATCTAACCCAGGCTGTTATCCAACGGCTACACTTCTTGGACTGATTCCTGCAGTAGAGGCAGGCTGGATTGATCCTTCCACTATTATTATAGATGCCAAATCAGGCGTATCCGGAGCAGGACGCGGAACAAGTCTGACGAACCATTATGCAGAGATGAATGAGAATTTCAAAGCCTATAAACTGAACAAACACCAACATATTCCCGAGATCGAGCAAGTGCTTGGCAACATAACGGGAACGCCTGTTACGGTTACCTTCACCACACATCTGGTGCCAATGACACGTGGAATCATGAGTACGATGTATGCAAAACTCATTGGGGAACACAGCGACCGGGAGATCGTGGATTTGTATCGCAAATATTATGAAAACAGACCTTTCGTACGTGTACGTGAACCGGGCATCTGGCCTTCTACCAAAGAAGTGTACGGATCCAACTATTGTGATATCGGATTTGCGGTAGATCCTCGCACAGGGCGTTTGACGATTATTTCGGTCATCGACAACCTGGTGAAGGGTGCATCCGGGCAAGCGATTCAAAATATGAACCTGATGATGGGATGGGAGGAGAACCTCGGGCTGAACATGACACCTGTATATCCATAA
- the cls gene encoding cardiolipin synthase — MHIESILLIVLLGLNIIFAAAVVFFERKDASASWAWLLVLNFIPVFGFVLYLLTGQNLTRYRLFQWKERKKLGLEERIEAQLAQLHDNRTPFRNQATESSQDMIYMNLKQNGALLTEDNAVEIITDGTDKFQRLLDDIEAAKDHVHVQYYIYRGDRLGKRIRDALIRKAREGIKVRLLYDALGSRRVSKRFFKELREAGGLVEVFFPSKFSLINLRMNYRNHRKIVIIDGNLGYTGGFNVGDEYLGLNSKFGYWRDTHLRIQGNAVHALQTRFLLDWNEASKQHDTPYVPAHFPHIEGTGNTAMQIVSSGPDAETEHIKNSYLKMINGAKHSILIQTPYFIPDASVFEAIRLACLSGIDVRIMIPNKPDHAFVYWATLSYIGELLKVGAKVFIYDNGFIHAKTLIIDSLVASVGTANIDYRSFRLNFEVNAFMYDETIATALVQTFEHDLHVSREMTLEEYQKRSLIIRFKEAISRLLSPIL, encoded by the coding sequence GTGCATATCGAATCCATTTTACTTATTGTACTCCTGGGCCTGAATATTATTTTTGCGGCAGCCGTTGTTTTCTTCGAACGGAAGGATGCTAGTGCTTCATGGGCTTGGCTGCTTGTCTTGAACTTTATTCCGGTGTTTGGGTTTGTACTTTATCTTTTAACCGGTCAGAATCTGACCCGATACCGGCTTTTCCAATGGAAGGAACGCAAAAAACTCGGGCTGGAGGAACGTATCGAAGCTCAGCTCGCACAGTTGCATGATAACCGTACCCCTTTCCGCAACCAGGCAACCGAGAGTAGCCAAGACATGATCTATATGAACCTGAAGCAGAACGGTGCCCTGCTGACCGAGGATAATGCGGTTGAGATCATTACGGACGGAACAGACAAATTCCAGCGGCTCTTGGATGACATCGAAGCGGCCAAGGATCACGTGCACGTGCAATACTACATTTATAGAGGCGACCGTCTGGGCAAAAGAATTCGGGATGCACTCATCCGCAAAGCGCGGGAAGGCATCAAAGTTCGTTTGCTGTATGATGCGCTCGGCTCGCGGCGGGTATCCAAACGCTTTTTCAAAGAATTGCGCGAAGCAGGCGGATTGGTTGAAGTCTTTTTCCCGTCCAAATTCAGTCTGATCAACTTGCGTATGAACTATCGTAATCACCGTAAGATTGTCATCATTGATGGTAACCTGGGGTACACGGGCGGATTTAATGTTGGAGATGAGTATCTTGGCTTGAACTCAAAATTCGGTTACTGGCGTGACACTCATCTGCGTATTCAGGGGAATGCCGTTCATGCATTGCAGACCCGTTTCCTCCTGGATTGGAATGAAGCGTCCAAACAACACGACACACCATATGTTCCGGCACATTTCCCTCATATTGAGGGTACGGGCAACACGGCCATGCAGATTGTCTCCAGTGGACCGGATGCAGAGACTGAGCATATCAAGAACAGTTATCTCAAGATGATTAATGGTGCCAAACATTCGATTCTGATTCAAACGCCTTATTTTATCCCAGATGCCAGTGTATTCGAAGCGATTCGTCTCGCGTGTCTGTCCGGTATTGATGTTCGCATTATGATCCCGAATAAACCAGACCATGCCTTCGTCTATTGGGCTACGCTATCTTATATTGGCGAGTTGTTGAAGGTTGGCGCCAAGGTATTTATATATGACAATGGCTTCATTCATGCCAAAACACTTATCATTGACAGTTTGGTTGCATCCGTGGGAACCGCCAATATTGACTACCGCAGTTTCCGGTTGAACTTTGAGGTGAATGCCTTTATGTACGATGAAACGATTGCGACAGCACTTGTACAAACCTTTGAGCACGACCTGCATGTATCGCGCGAGATGACACTCGAGGAGTACCAGAAACGCAGTCTGATTATTCGTTTCAAAGAAGCGATTTCCCGTCTGTTATCTCCGATTCTGTAG
- a CDS encoding YitT family protein, which translates to MQQRSQFHNNRKKRLTSLIPLNGPWRNVVDTLSIIVGSFLIAVAFNLFLLPNQIASGGVSGLSILGKEWLNWEPAYTQWAINIPLLIAGFLLIGKQYGIRSVLGSIVLPLLVYLTKDWAIPTTNPLLGSLYGGIGVGLGIGIVYRGRGSTGGMSILARIVQKYSGLSYSICVVIMDATVIIMAAFVLSLEQSLYALIGLYVTGKVIDAVEMGLGFSKVAYIISNQTEAISKVILDDLDRGLTKLEAKGGYTDDQRTVLMVVVGQNEVPRLKTLIRSVDPGAFVIISNAHEVLGEGFKRGEHV; encoded by the coding sequence ATGCAACAACGATCACAATTTCATAATAATCGCAAAAAGAGGTTAACCAGCCTCATCCCCCTAAACGGACCATGGAGAAACGTCGTGGATACGTTATCCATTATTGTAGGTTCGTTTTTAATTGCAGTGGCTTTTAATTTATTTTTATTACCGAATCAGATCGCTTCAGGCGGGGTGTCCGGGTTATCAATTCTGGGCAAGGAATGGCTTAATTGGGAACCGGCATATACCCAGTGGGCGATTAACATTCCACTTCTGATTGCAGGATTTCTGCTCATTGGTAAGCAGTATGGAATTCGCTCAGTCCTCGGCAGTATCGTCCTGCCGCTGTTAGTTTATCTGACGAAGGATTGGGCCATTCCAACAACAAATCCGTTGCTTGGTTCACTGTATGGCGGTATTGGCGTTGGTTTGGGGATCGGCATTGTATATCGGGGTCGAGGATCAACGGGGGGCATGAGCATTCTGGCCAGAATCGTTCAGAAATACAGTGGACTGAGTTACTCGATCTGTGTGGTGATTATGGATGCTACCGTTATTATTATGGCTGCTTTTGTATTGTCATTGGAGCAATCACTCTATGCACTGATTGGATTGTATGTTACGGGGAAAGTGATCGATGCCGTTGAGATGGGGCTGGGTTTCTCCAAGGTGGCTTATATTATCTCCAACCAGACTGAAGCGATTAGCAAAGTGATTTTGGATGATCTGGATCGCGGTTTGACGAAGCTTGAAGCTAAAGGTGGTTACACCGATGATCAGCGAACCGTACTGATGGTGGTGGTTGGGCAAAATGAGGTGCCAAGGCTCAAAACGTTGATCCGGTCCGTAGACCCGGGGGCTTTTGTCATTATTAGTAACGCGCACGAAGTGCTCGGCGAAGGTTTTAAGCGGGGAGAGCATGTGTGA